A portion of the Cryptomeria japonica chromosome 5, Sugi_1.0, whole genome shotgun sequence genome contains these proteins:
- the LOC131876271 gene encoding putative leucine-rich repeat receptor-like serine/threonine-protein kinase At2g24130 produces MIAIKTLNFQNEEALKSLKRECKLLGRIRHHNLIRIIDAFFYPDFKGLVLHFACNGSLEKHLNTNRDDQDFSKLGLSEYLSITIDVAHGMEYLHHDCPLQIVHCDSKPSNVLLDANMTALVTDFEYGLGGNVSTKGDVYSYGILILEMVTRKRPSDDIFVGDMNLPKWVSLAFPDRLADVVDSEVLKDVNENMEDNRCLVSFIHVGLLCTAESPRERPSMRDVSNVLERLKTSLMGDATASNLTSTISDLLRNTDPTEALQSGSQSSTS; encoded by the exons ATGATTGCCATCAAGACTCTTAATTTTCAGAATGAAGAAGCTCTTAAGAGTCTTAAGAGAGAATGCAAATTGTTAGGAAGGATTCGGCACCATAACCTCATCAGAATCATAGATGCATTTTTCTACCCTGACTTCAAGGGTTTGGTACTTCACTTTGCATGTAATGGGAGCTTGGAAAAACATTTGAACACTAACAGGGATGATCAGGACTTTAGTAAGTTGGGATTGAGTGAGTATTTGAGCATTACTATAGATGTAGCCCATGGCATGGAATATCTTCATCATGATTGTCCTCTACAAATTGTGCACTGTGATTCAAAACCAAGCAATGTGCTGTTGGATGCCAACATGACAGCCCTTGTGACTGATTTTG AGTATGGATTGGGTGGGAATGTTTCCACCAAAGGAGATGTTTATAGCTATGGAATTCTGATATTAGAGATGGTTACAAGGAAGAGGCCAAGTGATGACATCTTTGTGGGTGACATGAACTTGCCAAAGTGGGTGAGCTTGGCTTTTCCAGACAGATTGGCAGATGTTGTTGATAGTGAGGTGttaaaagatgtgaatgaaaacatGGAAGACAATAGATGTCTTGTTTCTTTTATTCATGTTGGTTTGCTCTGCACTGCTGAATCACCAAGAGAGCGGCCTTCCATGAGAGATGTATCGAATGTCTTGGAGAGGCTGAAGACATCTTTGATGGGAGATGCAACTGCTTCCAATTTAACGTCTACCATATCAGATCTCCTGCGCAATACCGATCCCACAGAAGCATTGCAATCTGGTAGTCAAAGTTCTACATCTTAG
- the LOC131037866 gene encoding putative leucine-rich repeat receptor-like serine/threonine-protein kinase At2g24130, whose amino-acid sequence MAALLLLLLLLSIFLISTLPHSLNDLSHHQQQELLLRFKAAISKHSTSLPDWTPTHPLCNWTGVTCHSSSHFVQAISLTQMSLYGTISPVLGNLSSLRSLDLSQNHLTGTIPPQLGQLLNLWILRLDNNQLQGTIPPALSACRSLYHLALSHNQLHGRIPPELSLLTSLKYLYLGVNTLTGTIPSSFKNLSALVVLHLGHNELYGSIPPELGLFTDLTSLSLWGNQLSGNIPNSLGNCSSLRLLVLNSNQLRGTVPMELGKLNLLTQLYLHTNQLVSDSTNTLAFLTALTNCSHLQEIVIGHNHFTGTLPPSIGELSSNLNYLALQVNMISGSIPQQIVNLTNLTYLDLDNNFFRGSIPTGIKRFRELERLYLHRNKLEGSIPNEIGQMQHLGLLALSQNQLSGKIPDSLCNSQQLRRLSLQHNKLSGNIPVSLEGCQKLELLDLSHNKLVGRIPGEVIANLKNLQFYLNLSWNSLEGSLPQEMSKILLAQAIDISGNRLTGVIPISLGDCIGLEYLNLSHNAFVGPIPDSLSKLKNLQEMDLSFNNLSGQIPEAGLFPKRTVITLFIGNPGICGPKNYSLPPCPNQTRKKHSLLKKIVISVVGSIGFVLCIIIIGILWMHKFSRKFLRPSSFIFTRLGYPKFSYQDLVIATSRFDESNLLGVGNYGSVYKGILRDGKIIAIKTLNFQNEEALKSFKRECKLLGRIRHRNLIKIISAFFYPDLKGLVLQFASNGSLERHLNPDRDDEDFCKLGLSECLSIAVDVAHGIEYLHHDCPLQIVHCDLKPGNVLLDANMTALVTDFGISRLTTTNSVDSLSTTTFALKGSIGYIAPEYGSGGSVSTKGDVYSYGILILEMVTRKRPSDDMFVGDMNLQKWVKLAFPDRLADIVDSELLKDVNENMEDNRCLLSFINVGLLCTAESPRERPTMRDVANALENLKTSLMGGAAASNLTSSISDLLRNANPTGAQASDSQSSTF is encoded by the exons ATGGCTGCTCTTTTGTTGTTACTTTTATTGCTTTCAATATTTTTAATCTCCACTCTTCCTCATTCTCTCAACGATCTCTCTCATCATCAACAACAAGAATTGCTGTTGCGATTCAAAGCCGCCATTTCCAAACACAGCACATCTCTGCCCGATTGGACTCCCACTCACCCCTTGTGCAACTGGACTGGTGTTACTTGTCACTCCTCTTCTCACTTTGTCCAAGCCATCAGTTTAACCCAAATGAGTTTATACGGCACCATTTCTCCTGTGCTTGGGAATCTCTCCTCCCTTCGATCCCTTGATCTCTCCCAAAatcacctcactggtacaattccaCCTCAACTCGGCCAACTCCTAAATCTATGGATACTCAGGCTGGACAACAATCAATTACAAGGAACCATTCCGCCCGCTCTCTCCGCTTGCCGCAGTTTGTATCATCTGGCACTCTCCCATAACCAACTGCATGGCAGAATTCCGCCTGAGCTCAGTCTTCTCACAAGTTTGAAGTACCTCTACTTGGGCGTTAACACTCTCACGGGTACCATTCCCAGCTCTTTCAAAAACCTTTCTGCCTTAGTTGTATTACATTTGGGCCATAATGAGCTCTATGGCTCCATTCCTCCTGAATTAGGACTGTTCACTGACCTAACGTCTCTTAGTTTGTGGGGAAATCAGCTCAGTGGAAACATACCAAACTCCTTGGGAAATTGTTCCAGTCTCCGATTACTTGTATTAAATTCAAACCAACTCCGTGGAACGGTTCCAATGGAGCTGGGTAAGTTGAACCTTCTTACCCAGCTTTATCTACACACCAATCAACTTGTTAGTGACAGCACTAACACATTGGCCTTTCTCACTGCTCTCACAAATTGCTCCCACTTGCAAGAAATAGTTATAGGACATAATCATTTCACTGGGACATTGCCCCCTTCCATAGGCGAACTGTCTTCCAATCTCAATTACTTGGCTTTACAAGTCAATATGATAAGCGGAAGCATACCACAACAGATTGTTAATCTGACAAACTTAACTTACTTAGATTTAGACAATAATTTTTTCCGGGGCAGTATTCCAACTGGAATTAAAAGATTCCGTGAGTTGGAAAGATTGTATTTGCATAGGAACAAATTAGAAGGAAGCATTCCAAATGAGATAGGTCAAATGCAGCATCTCGGACTCTTAGCTCTTAGTCAGAACCAGTTATCTGGAAAAATACCAGACTCTCTTTGTAACTCTCAGCAGCTAAGACGTCTTTCACTTCAGCACAACAAGTTATCAGGGAATATTCCTGTTAGTTTGGAGGGATGTCAGAAGTTGGAGCTCCTTGACTTATCTCACAATAAACTAGTGGGGAGGATACCTGGTGAAGTCATTGCCAACCTCAAAAATCTGCAATTCTACCTCAATCTTTCATGGAATTCTCTGGAAGGGTCATTGCCACAGGAGATGAGTAAAATTCTACTGGCTCAAGCCATAGATATATCTGGAAATCGACTAACTGGTGTCATTCCAATTTCTCTAGGAGACTGCATAGGATTAGAATATCTAAATCTGTCCCACAACGCCTTTGTAGGTCCAATACCTGATTCACTCTCCAAACTAAAAAATCTCCAAGAAATGGACCTTTCTTTCAATAATCTGTCAGGGCAGATTCCTGAAGCAGGGTTGTTTCCAAAAAGAACTGTTATAACATTGTTTATAGGAAACCCTGGCATATGTGGCCCAAAAAATTATTCATTGCCTCCATGCCCAAATCAGACACGCAAAAAGCATTCCCTGCTTAAAAAAATAGTCATATCAGTTGTTGGAAGCATTGGATTTGTATTGTGCATTATCATTATAGGAATTCTGTGGATGCATAAATTTTCAAGAAAGTTCCTCCGTCCCTCGAGCTTTATTTTTACAAGGCTCGGCTATCCAAAATTTTCTTATCAAGATCTTGTAATTGCAACATCCAGATTTGATGAGTCAAACTTGCTTGGAGTGGGTAACTATGGATCCGTGTACAAGGGCATCTTGAGGGATGGTAAGATCATTGCTATCAAgacacttaattttcaaaatgaagAAGCTCTTAAGAGTTTTAAGAGAGAATGCAAATTGTTAGGGAGGATTCGGCACCGTAACCTCATCAAAATCATAAGTGCATTTTTCTACCCTGATTTGAAGGGTTTGGTTCTTCAGTTTGCATCTAATGGGAGCTTGGAAAGACATTTGAAccctgatagagatgatgaggactTTTGTAAGTTGGGATTGAGCGAGTGTTTGAGCATTGCTGTAGATGTAGCCCATGGCATTGAATATTTACATCATGACTGTCCTCTACAAATTGTGCACTGTGATTTAAAACCTGGCAATGTGCTCCTGGATGCCAACATGACAGCTCTCGTCACCGATTTTGGTATATCCCGTTTAACTACTACAAATTCTGTAGATTCACTGAGTACAACAACATTTGCACTCAAAGGATCCATTGGCTATATTGCTCCAG AATATGGATCGGGTGGGAGTGTTTCTACCAAGGGAGATGTTTATAGTTATGGAATTCTGATATTAGAGATGGTTACAAGGAAGAGGCCAAGTGATGATATGTTTGTAGGAGACATGAACTTACAAAAGTGGGTGAAATTGGCTTTTCCAGACAGATTGGCAGATATTGTTGATAGTGAGCTGTTGaaagatgtgaatgaaaacatGGAAGACAATAGATGTCTTCTTTCTTTTATTAATGTTGGTTTGCTTTGCACTGCTGAATCGCCAAGAGAGCGACCTACCATGAGAGATGTAGCCAATGCCTTGGAGAACCTTAAGACATCTTTGATGGGAGGTGCAGCTGCTTCCAATTTAACATCTTCCATATCAGACCTGCTGCGCAATGCCAATCCCACAGGAGCACAGGCATCTGATAGTCAAAGTTCTACATTTTAG